GATTCGACCTCGCCCGTCTGGGCTTCGACGATGCGGCCGCCGTCGCGGCTCGTCGCGGGGTTGCGGTGGTCATTCCTGCCTCGCTTCTGTCTGCGGTCGGCCGGCGGGAGGGGTGCCGAGAATGTCGGCACCCCTCACCGGTCAGTCGTTCGTGACGGTGAAACCGCTCTTGACCATGTCGTCGATCACGGCCTTCTGAGTGGCGATGAACGCGTCACGCCAGGGAGTGCCGTTGTCGATGGCCTTCTGCAGCTCGTCGGCGAACACCGTGCGTGCGAGATTGACGTTCGGGCCCCAGGTGACCGGGATCGTGTCGGCCGAGATCTCGGCCGCGACGCTGTAGAAGTCGGTCTGCTGCGGCATCAGGGCCGGAGGATCGTTGCTCTCGGTCATCTCCTGGCCGGCGATCGCCGCCGGATACAGGGACTGCGTGTTGATCATGAGGTCGTTGCCCTCTTCCGAAGCGTTCAGCCACTTGGCGAACTTCGCGGCCTCCTCGGGGTGGTCGCTGCTCGTGGTGACCACGAGAGCGGATCCGCCCTGGTACGGCACGGCCGCATCGCCTTCCGTCCACTGCGGGAGCGGAGCCATCTCCCAGCCGCCGCTCGTGTCGGCCGCGACGTTCTCGATCACGCTGGGCGCCCAGACCGCCGAGGGCCAGGAGAGCATCGTGCCGTTGTTCAGCGCGGCGTTGTACTCGGGCGTCAGCAGCGGGTCCGTGCTCACCAGCCCGTCCTCGACGAGCGCCTGGAAGAAGTCGGCGACTTCGAGAGACGGTTCGTCGGCGATGCCGACGGTCCACTCGTCACCCTCGCTCGACCACCACTGGGCACCGGCCTGGGTCGACACGCCCGCCCAGAATCCGAACTCGGCAGGCGGGAGGGTCGCGATCACCGTCGCGGGATCGGCGGCCTTGATGGCTTCGGCGGCCGTCCGGAACTCGGCCCAGGTCTTCGGCGGCGTGACGCCGAGCTCCGCGAAGCGATCGGCGCGGTAGACGTTCGCCATCGGCCCGACGTCCTGCGGGATGCCGTACACGACGCCGCCGAAGGTGGTCTGCGCCCAGGTCCCCTCGGTGAAGGCGTCCTCGACGTCGCTCACGTACTCGGTGATGTCGGCGGGAACGTCGGCCACGATCATGGCGGGGAGGGTCGTGTACTCGACGAGCGCGACGTCCGGTGCGTTCCCCGCGCGATTGGCGGTGAGCAGCTTCGCCGAGGAGTCGGTCCCGCCGCCGGCATCGGTGTACTTGACCTGGATGTCGGGGTTCTCCTTGTTCCACTGGTCGACGACGTCCTGCGAGTTCGAGGCCCACGCCCAGTACTCGAGCTGCACCGGGCCGTCGCTGTTCGCGTCGGAACCCGAGCAGCCGGCCAGGCCGGCGACACCGATGATGGCAAGTCCCGCCACGGCGGCGGCAAGCGGTCGATGAGTGCGCATCAACATCTCCTTTGATTGCTGTGTGCGCCGGATTCTCTCCGGCATCGGGACCGGTCACAATGCCGGCTCACCTAGATTGCCGTCGCCCGCCGCGTTTGTCAACAAGTGAAACTAACTTCGCGAATTCTCCGTACGGCATGATGGGGGTGAACGAAGAGAGAACCGTCATGCCGAAGAGTTCCGCACCCGCAAACGTCGAGGCCCCCGCCTGGCCGAAACTGAATCACGGCGAGCGTGAGACGCTGCGCGAGGTCCTCATCCACGGGCCGCTCCCCCGCGCCGAGATCGCCCGTCGCCTGGGTGTCTCCCGTGCCAGCCTCACCCGCATCACCCGCAACCTCCTCGACCACGGTCTGATCATCGAGGGGGCGACCGAGCAGCGCGCATGGACGGGCCGCCCGAGCGAGCTGTTCGACATCGCACCGGAAGCCCGACACTTCTTCGGCGTCAAGCTCACCGGCGACGCGATCTTCGCCGCCGTCGTCGATCTCGGCGCGCACGAGGTCGCGACCGCCGAGGAGGCGCTCGAGTCGCGAGACGTGGCCGACGTCGTGGCCAGGATCGCGGAGATCTTCACCGGCTTCTCGGAGCAGTTCGACGACATCGTCGCCGGCGGGGTGTGCGTCGCCGGCGATCTGACCCAGGACCGGCAGCTCGTCGTCGACTCGCCGTTCCTCGGGTGGAAGGATGTCCCGCTCGCCGAGATTCTCACTTCCGAACTGGGCATTCCGATGGCCACGGAGAACGACGTCCGTGCGCTCACCGCCACCGAGCACTGGTTCGGCGCCGGGGCTGGATGCCCGTCGCTGGCGCTCATCACGGTGGGCGCCGGCATCGGTCTCGGCCTCGTGATCGACGATCGCCTCGTCGCCGGATTCCATGGCCGAGCGGGTCGCCTCGACCATCTGAAGATCGACGGCGCCGGCCCCTTCTGCCCCGAAGGCCACCGTGGGTGCGCGTCGGTCTACCTCACCAACGAGTGGATCGTCCGATCGCTGCAGGGAGCCGCCGCCGACTACCCGGAGGCGGTCGCGCATGCCCGCCACGGGCATCCCGCAGCTCTGCAGGCCTTCCGCGACGCCGGCACCGCACTGGGCGTACTTATCGCGACCGTCGCCAACGGCATCGATCCGCAGAAGATCATCCTGACCGGCGACGGGCTGCCGGTGTGGGAGCTGGCGGAGCCCGAGATCCGTGCCGCGATCGACGGGGTCCTCAGCGCGGGATCCGAGCCGCTCGAGCTCGACGTGCAGCCCTTCCAGTTCAACGAATGGGCGCGCGCGGCCGCGGTTCTCGGCATCCGCACGGTCCTGCGCTTCTAGACCGCGTTAGTTTCGTTTGTTGACAAACGCGCCGATTCCCAGCAAGCTGTGACGCCGGGGGCCTTCGCCTCCGAGCCGTCGAAGCACGGCCTCTCCGAGGAAAGCGCAGCGCCCATGACATCGACCGACCTGCGATCGGCTGACACGCGGGCGGACCTGCCCGGTACTCGGCACCACGCCCTCCGCGGCGGCGGCGTGGAGGTGGCCGTGGTGTCCCGAGACGACGGTCTTCCGGAGGTCCTGCACTGGGGCGGCCCCCTCGGCCCTGCCGACAGGCAGGAGCTGGTGCTCGCCTCGCGTCGTCAGGTCTCGCCGAGCGCACTAGATGCGGAATGGCCGATCACCCTCCTCCCGAGCGAGCACGACGGCTGGGAGGGACGCCCGGGATTCGCCGCTCATCGAGCGGGACGCATCTGCGTGCCGCGATGGCACAGCGTTGAGACCCGAGGTGACGAGACCGGTCTGCGCGTCACGGCGCACGCCGACGGCCTCGAGCTGCACACGGACATGCATCTCGACGACGTGGGCGTGCTCCGTGTGACTCACGAGGTCGTCAACACCGGTGACGACGACCTGGAGCTGCTCGCGCTCGAGGCGACCATGCCGGTCGGCGACCTCGCCGCCGATGCGCTCGACTTCTCGGGCCGGTGGACCAGGGAGCGCAGCCCCCAGCGCACGCGTCTCCTCGAGGGCAGCCGCGTGCGCGAATCCCGCCGCGGCCGCACCGGGCACGATTCGCCGATGCTGCTGACGCTCGGCACCGCCGGCTTCGGCGACCGCACCGGTGAGGCGTGGGCCGTCCACCTCGCCTGGAGCGCCGACTCCGTCTACCGCCATGACGCCCTCCCCGAGGCTCCGACTCTGCTCGGCGCGGGACCGCTGCTGCGCGCCGGCGAGATGGTCCTCGCACCCGGAGACCGATTCCGGGCCCCCACGGCGGCGTTCGTCTGGAGCGACCGCGGGCTCGACGGGCTCGGTGCGCGCCTGCACGCCTCGCTCCGCGCGCGCGTCGGCCATCCGTCCACGCGGCCGGTCACCCTGAACACCTGGGAGGCCGTGTACTTCCACCACGACATCGAGCGGCTGCGCACCCTCGCCAAGACGGCGGCCGACATCGGCGTGGAGCGCTTCGTGCTCGACGACGGATGGTTCCTCGGCCGACGCAGCGACGTCGCCGGCCTCGGCGACTGGAGCGTCGACCTCGAGATGTGGCCGGAGGGGCTGCATCCGCTCGCCGACGAGGTGCGCCGCCTCGGTATGCAGTTCGGGCTCTGGTTCGAACCCGAGATGGTCAACGTCGACTCGGACCTCGCGCGGGCGCACCCCGATTGGCTGCTGCAGGATCCGGAGGCGGGCGTGCGCACCTGGCGGAACCAGTACGTGCTCGACGTCGCGAACCCCGCCGTGTTCGAATATCTCGTCGAGTCCATCTCGCGGGTGGTGTCCGAGTACGGGCTCGACTACATCAAGTGGGATCAGAACCGCGACCTCATCGAGGCGGTGCACGACGGCCGTGCTGGCGTGCACCGCCACACCCTCGCGGTGTACGCCCTGCTCGACGCCGTGCGCAGGCGGCATCCGGGTCTGGAGATCGAGTCCTGCGCCTCCGGCGGAGCACGTGTCGATCTCGGCGTGCTGGAGCGCACCGATCGGGTCTGGGCGTCGGACACCAACGATCCGATCGAGCGCCTCGACATCCAGCGATGGACCGAGCTGCTCCTCCCCCTCGAGCTCATCGGCTCGCACGTGGGACCCCCGGTGACCCACACCACTCGTCGTGAGACGAGCCTGGGCCTGCGCATCGCCGTCGCCCTGTTCGGCTCCTTCGGGATCGAGTGGGACATCACCGAGTGCACGCCGGACGAGCTCGACCAGCTCCGTGACGCGATCGCCGCGTACCGGCGACTGCGCGGCCTGCTGCACACCGGCCTGCTCGCCCACCCCGCCGGCGGCGACGACGGGCTGCGCGTGACCTCGGTCACGGCACCGGATGCGAGTCGCGCCGTGGTCAGGGTCGCGCGGGTGACGAGTTCCGACCGGGCGCTTCCGCGCCTGCTCCGACTCGTCGACCTCGATCCGGACGCGCAGTACCTCGTGCGGCCGGTGGCGGAGCTGCGGATGCCGCGAGCGATCGAACCCTCCCCGCCCCCGTGGCTGGAACGCGGACACGTGGTGCTGACGGGCGCGTCCCTCGCGCAGCGCGGCATCCGTCTGCCACTCCTCGGACCGGGACAGGCGCTCGTGCTCGAGGCGGAGCGGCTTCCCGCGGAGGGCTGACCGCGCCGAGGGCGGCGACCCGGAGTCCGGTTCGCCGCCCCGCCCGTCACTCCCGGATGACCGCGACCGCTCCTGCCGGGACGG
This genomic interval from Microbacterium sp. LWH11-1.2 contains the following:
- a CDS encoding alpha-galactosidase translates to MTSTDLRSADTRADLPGTRHHALRGGGVEVAVVSRDDGLPEVLHWGGPLGPADRQELVLASRRQVSPSALDAEWPITLLPSEHDGWEGRPGFAAHRAGRICVPRWHSVETRGDETGLRVTAHADGLELHTDMHLDDVGVLRVTHEVVNTGDDDLELLALEATMPVGDLAADALDFSGRWTRERSPQRTRLLEGSRVRESRRGRTGHDSPMLLTLGTAGFGDRTGEAWAVHLAWSADSVYRHDALPEAPTLLGAGPLLRAGEMVLAPGDRFRAPTAAFVWSDRGLDGLGARLHASLRARVGHPSTRPVTLNTWEAVYFHHDIERLRTLAKTAADIGVERFVLDDGWFLGRRSDVAGLGDWSVDLEMWPEGLHPLADEVRRLGMQFGLWFEPEMVNVDSDLARAHPDWLLQDPEAGVRTWRNQYVLDVANPAVFEYLVESISRVVSEYGLDYIKWDQNRDLIEAVHDGRAGVHRHTLAVYALLDAVRRRHPGLEIESCASGGARVDLGVLERTDRVWASDTNDPIERLDIQRWTELLLPLELIGSHVGPPVTHTTRRETSLGLRIAVALFGSFGIEWDITECTPDELDQLRDAIAAYRRLRGLLHTGLLAHPAGGDDGLRVTSVTAPDASRAVVRVARVTSSDRALPRLLRLVDLDPDAQYLVRPVAELRMPRAIEPSPPPWLERGHVVLTGASLAQRGIRLPLLGPGQALVLEAERLPAEG
- a CDS encoding extracellular solute-binding protein, whose protein sequence is MRTHRPLAAAVAGLAIIGVAGLAGCSGSDANSDGPVQLEYWAWASNSQDVVDQWNKENPDIQVKYTDAGGGTDSSAKLLTANRAGNAPDVALVEYTTLPAMIVADVPADITEYVSDVEDAFTEGTWAQTTFGGVVYGIPQDVGPMANVYRADRFAELGVTPPKTWAEFRTAAEAIKAADPATVIATLPPAEFGFWAGVSTQAGAQWWSSEGDEWTVGIADEPSLEVADFFQALVEDGLVSTDPLLTPEYNAALNNGTMLSWPSAVWAPSVIENVAADTSGGWEMAPLPQWTEGDAAVPYQGGSALVVTTSSDHPEEAAKFAKWLNASEEGNDLMINTQSLYPAAIAGQEMTESNDPPALMPQQTDFYSVAAEISADTIPVTWGPNVNLARTVFADELQKAIDNGTPWRDAFIATQKAVIDDMVKSGFTVTND
- a CDS encoding ROK family transcriptional regulator, producing MPKSSAPANVEAPAWPKLNHGERETLREVLIHGPLPRAEIARRLGVSRASLTRITRNLLDHGLIIEGATEQRAWTGRPSELFDIAPEARHFFGVKLTGDAIFAAVVDLGAHEVATAEEALESRDVADVVARIAEIFTGFSEQFDDIVAGGVCVAGDLTQDRQLVVDSPFLGWKDVPLAEILTSELGIPMATENDVRALTATEHWFGAGAGCPSLALITVGAGIGLGLVIDDRLVAGFHGRAGRLDHLKIDGAGPFCPEGHRGCASVYLTNEWIVRSLQGAAADYPEAVAHARHGHPAALQAFRDAGTALGVLIATVANGIDPQKIILTGDGLPVWELAEPEIRAAIDGVLSAGSEPLELDVQPFQFNEWARAAAVLGIRTVLRF